Proteins from a genomic interval of Stenotrophomonas sp. 24(2023):
- a CDS encoding GGDEF domain-containing protein: protein MPVLLALLYVLCHGMVVAFWPGTAGGGSFVFLVAAPLLAAAACLLRARRDRAALGWRATALALLLWAGGMGVNMIDALGAGRANITPTASLLLYVLYGVPLVFILARARRERWSISLIDGGMAALLGVLFFVHTRSFADRIDVDSHALALMQRMFDIQNLCIAAFAVVRWLAGDVPERRVFFRALALYALAYLGVAFYINHYTAEQSFGAYNDLLIDVPFLLLALLALRRAPVPGGVLHPQLSRLVQAGGPIILPLLLLVVGTLVVDHARALALAGFVVATLGFGLRSTLLQSDLLARQAALDRLAHQDGLTGVANRRQFDTLLQAEWNRARRSGAALALLLVDIDHFKAFNDAHGHPAGDRCLRAVAAVLQSTAGRAADSVARYGGEEFAVIVPASTLSGVLALAERLRLAVEALTLPEGPVSISIGVGYLHPPAMASADQLLADADAGLYAAKRAGRNQVVLHARVLDDGSSGEGVIDC, encoded by the coding sequence ATGCCGGTACTGCTGGCGCTGCTGTACGTGCTCTGCCACGGCATGGTCGTGGCGTTCTGGCCGGGGACGGCCGGCGGGGGATCGTTCGTGTTCCTGGTCGCCGCGCCGTTGCTGGCGGCGGCGGCTTGTCTGCTGCGCGCCCGCCGCGACCGCGCCGCGCTGGGCTGGCGCGCCACCGCACTGGCGCTGCTGCTGTGGGCCGGGGGCATGGGCGTCAACATGATCGATGCGCTGGGCGCCGGCCGGGCCAACATCACGCCCACGGCCAGCCTGCTGCTGTACGTGCTGTATGGCGTGCCGCTGGTGTTCATCCTGGCCCGGGCGCGGCGCGAGCGCTGGAGCATCAGCCTCATCGACGGGGGAATGGCCGCCCTGCTGGGCGTGCTGTTCTTCGTGCACACCCGCTCCTTCGCCGACCGCATCGACGTCGACAGCCATGCCCTGGCGCTCATGCAGCGCATGTTCGACATCCAGAACCTGTGCATCGCCGCATTCGCGGTGGTGCGCTGGCTGGCCGGCGATGTACCCGAGCGCCGGGTCTTCTTCCGCGCGCTGGCGCTGTATGCACTGGCCTACCTGGGGGTCGCGTTCTACATCAACCATTACACCGCCGAGCAGTCCTTCGGCGCCTACAACGACCTGCTGATCGACGTGCCGTTCCTGCTGCTGGCCCTGCTGGCGCTGCGGCGGGCACCGGTACCCGGCGGGGTGCTGCACCCGCAGCTGTCGCGGCTGGTCCAGGCCGGAGGCCCGATCATCCTGCCGTTGCTGCTGCTGGTGGTGGGCACGCTGGTGGTGGACCATGCGCGCGCCCTGGCGCTGGCCGGCTTCGTCGTGGCCACGCTGGGCTTCGGCCTGCGCAGCACGCTGCTGCAGAGCGACCTGCTGGCCCGCCAGGCCGCGCTGGACCGCCTGGCCCATCAGGATGGCCTGACCGGGGTCGCCAACCGTCGCCAGTTCGATACCCTGCTGCAGGCCGAATGGAACCGCGCACGCCGCAGCGGCGCGGCGCTGGCGCTGCTGCTGGTTGACATCGATCATTTCAAAGCGTTCAACGACGCACATGGCCACCCCGCCGGCGATCGCTGCCTGCGCGCGGTCGCTGCCGTACTGCAGTCCACCGCCGGGCGGGCTGCCGACAGCGTGGCGCGTTATGGCGGGGAGGAATTTGCAGTGATCGTGCCGGCCAGCACGCTGTCAGGGGTGCTGGCGCTGGCCGAGCGCCTGCGCCTGGCGGTGGAAGCGCTGACCCTGCCCGAAGGCCCGGTCAGCATCAGCATCGGCGTGGGATACCTGCATCCCCCGGCGATGGCCAGTGCCGACCAGTTGCTGGCCGATGCCGATGCCGGCCTGTACGCGGCCAAGCGTGCCGGACGCAACCAGGTGGTCCTGCATGCGCGGGTGCTTGACGATGGGAGCAGCGGGGAAGGCGTGATCGATTGTTGA
- a CDS encoding S-(hydroxymethyl)glutathione dehydrogenase/class III alcohol dehydrogenase: protein MKSRAAVAFGPGQPLQIVEIDVAPPKAGEVLVKITHTGVCHTDAFTLSGDDPEGLFPVVLGHEGAGIVVEVGEGVTSVKPGDHVIPLYTAECGECLFCKSGKTNLCVSVRATQGKGVMPDGTSRFSYNGAPIYHYMGCSTFSEYTVVADVSLAKINPEANPEHVCLLGCGVTTGIGAVHNTAKVQEGDSVAVFGLGGIGLAVIQGARQAKAGRIIAVDTNPSKFELAREFGATDCINPKDFDKPIQQVIVEMTTWGVDHSFECIGNTSVMRAALECAHRGWGQSVVIGVAGAGQEISTRPFQLVTGRKWMGTAFGGVKGRSQLPGMVEDAMKGDIELAPFVTHTMDLDKINEAFDLMHEGKSIRSVVHY, encoded by the coding sequence ATGAAATCCCGTGCCGCCGTCGCCTTTGGTCCCGGCCAGCCGCTGCAGATCGTCGAGATCGACGTCGCCCCGCCGAAGGCCGGCGAAGTGCTGGTCAAGATCACCCACACCGGTGTCTGCCACACCGATGCGTTCACCCTGTCCGGCGATGACCCGGAAGGCCTGTTCCCGGTCGTGCTGGGCCATGAAGGCGCCGGCATCGTGGTGGAGGTGGGCGAGGGCGTGACCAGCGTCAAGCCGGGCGACCACGTCATTCCGCTGTACACCGCCGAGTGCGGTGAATGCCTGTTCTGCAAGAGCGGCAAGACCAACCTGTGCGTGTCGGTGCGCGCGACCCAGGGCAAAGGCGTGATGCCCGACGGCACCAGCCGCTTCAGCTACAACGGCGCGCCGATCTACCACTACATGGGCTGCTCGACCTTCAGCGAGTACACCGTGGTGGCCGACGTGTCGCTGGCAAAGATCAACCCGGAGGCGAACCCGGAACACGTCTGCCTGCTCGGCTGCGGCGTCACCACCGGCATCGGCGCGGTGCACAACACCGCCAAGGTGCAGGAAGGTGACAGCGTGGCCGTGTTCGGCCTCGGCGGCATCGGCCTGGCGGTGATCCAGGGGGCGCGCCAGGCCAAGGCCGGCCGCATCATCGCGGTGGACACCAACCCGTCCAAGTTCGAACTGGCGCGCGAGTTCGGTGCCACCGACTGCATCAACCCGAAGGACTTCGACAAGCCGATCCAGCAGGTCATCGTGGAAATGACCACCTGGGGCGTGGACCACAGCTTCGAGTGCATCGGCAATACCAGCGTGATGCGTGCGGCGCTGGAATGCGCGCACCGTGGCTGGGGCCAGAGCGTGGTGATCGGCGTGGCCGGTGCCGGCCAGGAGATCTCCACCCGTCCGTTCCAGCTGGTCACCGGCCGCAAGTGGATGGGCACCGCCTTCGGCGGCGTGAAGGGCCGCAGCCAGCTGCCGGGCATGGTGGAAGACGCGATGAAGGGCGATATCGAGCTGGCCCCGTTCGTGACCCACACCATGGATCTGGACAAGATCAACGAAGCCTTCGACCTGATGCACGAGGGCAAGTCGATCCGCTCCGTCGTCCACTACTGA
- a CDS encoding 2-hydroxychromene-2-carboxylate isomerase, whose amino-acid sequence MTPLRWYFDFVSPYSYLHWQKLKRLPQFGQIVPVPIAFGAVLHHLGNLGPAEIPAKRRFMYRQLAWTAEQEGVPLRFPPGHPFNPLAALRLCLAAGAGSAAVDALFNWIWRDGNAGDSAQALAPVAEALGISDVQAATADAAVKEQLRRNTEAAIAAGVFGVPTLAVGSELFWGNDAHPLMAAVLADPTLLQRPDWQALETLPVSIHRNR is encoded by the coding sequence ATGACCCCGCTGCGCTGGTACTTCGACTTCGTTTCGCCCTATTCCTACCTGCACTGGCAGAAGCTCAAGCGGCTGCCGCAGTTCGGCCAGATCGTGCCGGTACCGATCGCCTTCGGCGCGGTGCTGCACCACCTGGGCAACCTGGGGCCGGCGGAGATACCGGCCAAGCGGCGCTTCATGTACCGGCAGCTGGCCTGGACGGCCGAGCAGGAAGGCGTGCCGCTGCGCTTCCCGCCCGGCCATCCGTTCAACCCGCTGGCCGCGTTGCGGCTGTGCCTGGCGGCCGGTGCCGGCAGCGCGGCGGTGGATGCCCTGTTCAACTGGATCTGGCGCGATGGCAATGCCGGTGACAGCGCACAGGCGCTGGCGCCGGTGGCCGAAGCGCTGGGCATCAGCGATGTCCAGGCCGCCACCGCCGATGCGGCGGTCAAGGAGCAGCTGCGCCGCAACACCGAAGCCGCCATCGCCGCCGGCGTGTTCGGCGTGCCGACGCTGGCTGTCGGCAGCGAGCTGTTCTGGGGCAACGATGCGCACCCGCTGATGGCCGCCGTGCTGGCCGACCCCACCCTGCTGCAACGCCCGGACTGGCAGGCACTGGAAACGCTTCCGGTGTCCATCCACCGCAACCGCTGA
- a CDS encoding DegV family protein: MRIGIVVDSACDLPQDFIAQHNIVLLPITVRIGEAVLADHRDEQATLGFLHAHVAEHGAEAETIPFTVNQIRDLFLQRLVIDYDHVFCMTITRTRSPIHDNAMQASFAILNDYKPVRQAAGYNSPFALRVLDTQNLFAAQAVTAVEAVRLRDSGASVQQIRERLEELAGNVHGYMITRDLYYMRARARHKGDRSVGLLSAALGSALDIKPVLHGYRGETGPVAKIKGFDNAVQKLFGVVGQRVRAGLMTPSVCVSYGGELEDLRALPGYAQMKEVCAAHGVTVYESVMSLTGMVNVGKGAVTVGFADGPHRFE; this comes from the coding sequence ATGCGCATCGGAATCGTCGTCGACTCTGCCTGTGACCTGCCGCAGGACTTCATCGCCCAGCACAACATCGTGCTGCTGCCCATCACCGTGCGCATCGGCGAGGCCGTACTGGCCGACCACCGCGACGAACAGGCCACGCTGGGGTTCCTGCATGCGCATGTGGCCGAACATGGCGCCGAAGCGGAAACCATTCCCTTCACCGTCAACCAGATCCGCGACCTGTTCCTGCAACGCCTGGTGATCGACTACGACCACGTGTTCTGCATGACGATCACGCGCACGCGCAGCCCGATCCACGACAACGCGATGCAGGCCAGCTTCGCCATCCTCAACGACTACAAGCCGGTGCGCCAGGCGGCAGGGTACAACTCGCCCTTCGCCCTGCGCGTGCTCGACACCCAGAACCTGTTCGCCGCCCAGGCGGTGACCGCAGTGGAAGCGGTGCGCCTGCGCGACAGTGGTGCCAGCGTGCAGCAGATCCGCGAGCGGCTGGAAGAACTGGCCGGCAACGTGCACGGCTACATGATCACCCGCGACCTGTACTACATGCGCGCCCGCGCCCGCCACAAGGGCGACCGCAGCGTGGGCCTGCTCAGCGCCGCGCTGGGCAGTGCGCTGGACATCAAGCCGGTGCTGCACGGCTACCGCGGTGAAACCGGCCCGGTGGCCAAGATCAAGGGCTTCGACAACGCCGTGCAGAAGCTGTTCGGCGTGGTCGGCCAGCGCGTGCGTGCCGGCCTGATGACCCCCAGCGTCTGTGTCAGCTATGGCGGTGAACTGGAGGACCTGCGCGCCCTGCCCGGCTATGCGCAGATGAAGGAGGTCTGCGCCGCGCACGGGGTGACGGTGTACGAATCGGTGATGAGCCTGACCGGCATGGTCAACGTCGGCAAGGGCGCGGTGACCGTGGGCTTCGCCGACGGGCCGCACCGCTTCGAATGA
- the frmR gene encoding formaldehyde-responsive transcriptional repressor FrmR gives MPHSPEEKKKVLARVRRIRGQCDALDRALEAGADCGPVLQQIAAIRGAVNGLMSEVMEAHLREEFGQPAASAEQRAERVRDMSALIRSYLK, from the coding sequence ATGCCGCACTCCCCTGAAGAGAAGAAGAAGGTCCTGGCCCGGGTGCGCCGCATCCGTGGCCAGTGCGATGCGCTGGACCGGGCCCTGGAGGCGGGCGCCGACTGCGGACCGGTGCTGCAGCAGATCGCGGCCATCCGTGGCGCCGTGAACGGGTTGATGTCCGAAGTGATGGAAGCCCACCTGCGCGAGGAATTCGGCCAGCCGGCCGCATCTGCCGAACAACGTGCCGAACGCGTGCGTGACATGAGCGCCTTGATCCGCTCCTACCTGAAATAA
- a CDS encoding AMP nucleosidase, translating to MKSKKDIVDNWLPRYTGVPLDQFGEHILLTNFGGYLHTFSELTGAPIVGLDRPMASATADGITLINFGMGSPNAAIIMDLLSAVMPKAVLFLGKCGGLKRKNQLGDLILPIAAIRGEGTSSDYLPPEVPALPAFALQRAVSTMIRDLGHDYWTGTVYTTNRRVWEHDEAFKERLRAMRCMAIDMETATVFAAGFANHIPSGALLLVSDQPMVPDGVKTEASDAKVSSQFVENHIQIGIEALKLIRRNGKSVRHLRFDE from the coding sequence ATGAAAAGCAAGAAGGACATTGTCGACAACTGGCTGCCACGCTACACCGGCGTGCCGCTGGACCAGTTCGGCGAACACATCCTGCTGACCAACTTCGGCGGCTACCTGCATACCTTTTCCGAGCTGACCGGTGCCCCCATCGTCGGCCTGGACCGCCCGATGGCCAGTGCCACCGCCGATGGCATCACCCTGATCAACTTCGGCATGGGCAGCCCGAACGCGGCGATCATCATGGACCTGCTCTCGGCGGTGATGCCCAAGGCGGTGCTGTTCCTGGGCAAGTGCGGTGGCCTCAAGCGCAAGAACCAGCTGGGCGACCTGATCCTGCCGATCGCCGCCATCCGCGGCGAGGGCACGTCCAGCGATTACCTGCCGCCGGAGGTGCCGGCGCTGCCGGCGTTCGCCCTGCAGCGCGCGGTGTCCACGATGATCCGCGACCTGGGCCATGACTACTGGACCGGCACCGTCTACACCACCAACCGCCGGGTCTGGGAACACGACGAGGCCTTCAAGGAGCGCCTGCGGGCCATGCGCTGCATGGCCATCGACATGGAAACGGCCACCGTGTTCGCCGCCGGCTTCGCCAACCACATTCCCAGCGGTGCCCTGCTGCTGGTATCGGACCAGCCGATGGTCCCGGACGGGGTCAAGACCGAGGCCTCCGATGCCAAGGTCAGCTCCCAGTTCGTGGAAAACCATATCCAGATCGGCATCGAGGCGCTTAAGCTTATCCGGCGCAACGGCAAGTCGGTCCGCCACCTGCGCTTCGATGAATGA
- a CDS encoding amidohydrolase, whose amino-acid sequence MSSLLRAGLGLALLSFTAATATGASRFVQDPYPSTYRAQPGAPVLIHNATVLTGTGQRLDDADVLLRDGRIEAVGRGLQAGADVQRIDAHGKWITPGLIDVHSHLGVYPSPGVGAHSDGNEMTAPVTANVWAEHSVWPQDPGFAAALAGGVTAMQVLPGSANLVGGRGVTLKNVPATTYQAMKFPGAPWGLKMACGENPKRVYGGGKGVAPGTRMGNVAGYRAAFIDASEYIAKNSPKPAKRKGWFGSDKGDSAGDAGGKRDLKLDTLAGAIQGDIRVHIHCYRADEMATMLDLAKEFGFRIAAFHHGVEAYKLADRLAAEGVCGALWADWWGFKMEAFDGIPENIALVDRPANSCAIVHSDSPEGIQRLNQEAAKVIAAARRANMPAITPEHAIAWMTANAARSLGIEGQTGTLEAGKMADVVVWNGNPFSSYAHAEQVFIDGRMQYDRNHPAATPRSDFQLGQEVL is encoded by the coding sequence ATGTCTTCGTTGTTGCGCGCCGGCCTGGGGCTGGCCCTGCTGTCATTCACCGCCGCCACGGCCACCGGGGCCTCGCGCTTCGTACAGGACCCCTACCCCAGCACCTACCGTGCCCAGCCCGGCGCACCGGTGCTGATCCACAACGCCACCGTGCTGACCGGTACCGGCCAGCGCCTGGACGATGCCGACGTGCTGCTGCGCGATGGCCGCATCGAAGCGGTCGGCCGTGGCCTGCAGGCCGGTGCCGACGTGCAGCGCATCGACGCGCACGGCAAGTGGATCACCCCCGGCCTGATCGACGTGCACTCGCATCTGGGCGTGTACCCCAGCCCCGGCGTGGGCGCGCACAGCGACGGCAACGAGATGACCGCACCGGTCACCGCCAACGTCTGGGCCGAGCATTCGGTCTGGCCGCAGGACCCCGGCTTCGCCGCGGCGCTGGCCGGCGGCGTGACCGCCATGCAGGTGCTGCCGGGCTCGGCCAACCTGGTCGGTGGCCGCGGGGTCACCCTGAAGAACGTGCCGGCCACCACCTACCAGGCCATGAAGTTCCCCGGCGCACCGTGGGGCCTGAAGATGGCCTGCGGTGAAAACCCCAAGCGCGTCTACGGCGGGGGCAAGGGCGTGGCACCCGGCACGCGCATGGGCAACGTGGCCGGCTACCGCGCCGCCTTCATCGATGCCAGCGAATACATCGCCAAGAACAGCCCGAAGCCGGCCAAGCGCAAGGGCTGGTTCGGCAGCGACAAGGGCGACAGCGCCGGCGATGCCGGTGGCAAGCGCGATCTGAAGCTGGACACGCTGGCCGGCGCGATCCAGGGCGACATCCGCGTGCACATCCACTGCTACCGCGCCGATGAAATGGCCACCATGCTCGACCTGGCCAAGGAATTCGGCTTCAGGATCGCGGCCTTCCACCACGGCGTGGAAGCCTACAAGCTGGCCGACCGGCTGGCCGCCGAAGGCGTATGCGGTGCGCTGTGGGCCGACTGGTGGGGCTTCAAGATGGAAGCCTTCGACGGCATTCCGGAAAACATCGCGCTGGTGGACCGCCCGGCCAACAGCTGCGCCATCGTCCATTCCGATTCGCCCGAAGGCATCCAGCGCCTGAACCAGGAAGCGGCCAAGGTGATCGCCGCGGCCCGGCGCGCCAACATGCCGGCCATCACCCCCGAGCACGCCATTGCCTGGATGACCGCCAACGCCGCCCGCTCGCTGGGCATCGAAGGCCAGACCGGCACGCTGGAAGCGGGCAAGATGGCCGACGTGGTGGTGTGGAACGGCAATCCCTTCAGCAGCTACGCGCACGCCGAGCAGGTGTTCATCGACGGGCGCATGCAGTACGACCGCAACCACCCCGCGGCCACGCCGCGGTCCGATTTCCAGCTGGGCCAGGAGGTGCTGTGA
- a CDS encoding amidohydrolase family protein, whose product MAMTRKQRRAWPGATVVALLLLAATASAQDLLVRNATVHTASARGSLQGSDVLVQGGIIRAIGSGLAAPAGTPVVDANGRPLTPALFAGITEIGVEEVSGESSTVDSTLKLGEQPLRPEFDVTLAYNPASVLLPVTRLEGFGFTLLGASTGGGFVAGQGGVLRLDGSADPIGPHALFLRLGSAAAELTGQSRAAQWMLLQQMVDEARGKVAADSPHALLTPAGRRTLAQYLAGQGRIVVALDRAADIRQLLRWAAREKVRIAIAGGAEAWQLAPELARAQVPVFVDALGNLPDSFDQIGATLENAARLQRAGVPVSFAQRGDNSHNARKMRQLAGNAVANGLPWADGLAGLTRVPAQVLGVGDQIGTLDVGKRADLVLWEGDPLDVAHYAEQVWLDGRAQPMRSRQSDLRDRYLQRTATP is encoded by the coding sequence ATGGCGATGACCCGCAAGCAACGCCGGGCATGGCCCGGCGCTACCGTGGTGGCGCTGCTGCTGTTGGCGGCCACCGCATCGGCGCAGGACCTGCTGGTGCGCAATGCCACCGTGCATACGGCCAGCGCGCGCGGCAGCCTGCAGGGCAGCGATGTGCTGGTGCAGGGCGGCATCATCCGCGCCATCGGCAGCGGCCTGGCCGCCCCGGCCGGCACGCCGGTGGTGGACGCCAATGGCCGCCCGCTGACACCGGCCCTGTTTGCCGGCATCACCGAGATCGGCGTGGAGGAGGTCAGCGGTGAATCGAGCACCGTGGACAGCACGCTGAAACTGGGCGAGCAGCCGTTGCGGCCGGAATTCGATGTCACCCTGGCGTACAACCCGGCCTCGGTACTGCTGCCGGTGACGCGCCTGGAAGGCTTCGGCTTCACCCTGCTGGGCGCCAGTACCGGCGGTGGCTTCGTGGCAGGCCAGGGCGGCGTGCTGCGCCTGGACGGCAGCGCCGACCCGATCGGCCCGCACGCGCTGTTCCTGCGCCTGGGTTCGGCCGCGGCCGAACTGACCGGGCAATCGCGCGCGGCACAGTGGATGCTGCTGCAGCAGATGGTGGACGAAGCCCGCGGCAAGGTCGCTGCCGATTCGCCGCATGCCCTGCTGACACCGGCCGGGCGCCGCACCCTGGCCCAGTACCTGGCCGGCCAGGGCCGCATCGTGGTGGCCCTGGACCGCGCCGCGGACATCCGCCAGCTGCTGCGCTGGGCCGCCCGCGAAAAGGTGCGCATCGCCATTGCCGGGGGCGCCGAAGCCTGGCAGCTGGCCCCGGAACTGGCGCGTGCGCAGGTACCGGTGTTCGTCGATGCCCTGGGCAACCTGCCCGACAGCTTCGACCAGATCGGCGCCACCCTGGAAAACGCCGCCCGCCTGCAGCGTGCCGGCGTGCCGGTCAGCTTCGCCCAGCGCGGCGACAACTCGCACAATGCCCGCAAGATGCGCCAGCTGGCCGGCAATGCGGTGGCCAATGGGCTGCCCTGGGCCGATGGCCTGGCCGGCCTGACCCGGGTGCCGGCGCAGGTGCTGGGCGTGGGCGACCAGATCGGCACGCTGGACGTCGGCAAGCGCGCCGACCTGGTGCTGTGGGAAGGTGACCCGCTGGACGTGGCGCACTATGCCGAACAGGTCTGGCTGGACGGCCGCGCGCAGCCGATGCGCTCGCGCCAGAGCGACCTGCGCGACCGCTACCTGCAACGCACCGCCACTCCCTGA
- the fghA gene encoding S-formylglutathione hydrolase, with the protein MERIEHRACFGGWQDVYRHHSSTLGCDMQFAIYLPPQVADGPLPVLYWLSGLTCTEQNVITKAGAQRYAAEHGVIVVAPDTSPRGDAVADAEGYDLGKGAGFYLNATEQPWARHYRMHDYVAHELPALIEANFPVTGARGISGHSMGGHGALVIALRNPGRYRSVSAFSPIVAPSQVPWGQKAFTAYLGPDRSTWAAWDASALVAGAQERLPLLVDQGDADEFLQVQLQPQHLQQACAAAGHPLTLRLQPGYDHSYYFIASFIGEHIAHHAGALHG; encoded by the coding sequence ATGGAACGCATCGAACACCGCGCCTGCTTCGGCGGCTGGCAGGATGTCTACCGCCATCATTCGTCCACGCTGGGCTGCGACATGCAGTTTGCGATCTACCTGCCGCCGCAGGTGGCGGACGGACCGTTGCCGGTGCTGTACTGGCTCAGCGGCCTGACCTGCACCGAGCAGAACGTCATCACCAAGGCCGGTGCGCAGCGCTACGCCGCCGAACACGGGGTGATCGTCGTTGCGCCCGATACCAGCCCGCGCGGTGACGCCGTGGCCGACGCCGAGGGCTACGACCTGGGCAAGGGGGCGGGCTTCTACCTCAATGCCACCGAGCAGCCGTGGGCCAGGCACTACCGCATGCACGACTACGTGGCCCACGAACTGCCCGCGCTGATCGAGGCCAATTTCCCGGTGACCGGCGCGCGTGGCATCAGCGGCCATTCGATGGGCGGCCATGGCGCGCTGGTGATCGCGCTGCGCAACCCGGGGCGCTACCGCAGCGTGTCGGCGTTCTCGCCGATCGTGGCGCCCAGCCAGGTCCCGTGGGGCCAGAAGGCGTTCACCGCCTATCTGGGCCCGGACCGCAGCACCTGGGCAGCCTGGGATGCCAGCGCACTGGTGGCCGGCGCGCAGGAACGGCTGCCGTTGCTGGTGGACCAGGGCGATGCCGATGAGTTCCTGCAGGTCCAGCTGCAGCCGCAGCACCTGCAGCAGGCCTGCGCGGCTGCCGGGCACCCGCTGACCCTGCGCCTGCAGCCGGGCTACGACCACAGCTACTACTTCATCGCCAGCTTCATCGGCGAGCACATCGCCCACCACGCCGGCGCACTGCACGGCTGA
- a CDS encoding DUF924 family protein — MDVATQVVEFWKDAGPDKWFVRDDAFDARFRELFQDEHHAAAARGREHWLSTAEGALALMLLLDQFPRNCFRGTAHSYATDGLARHYAMRAIEEGLDLQLVPKLRAFIYLPFEHSEDPLDQDRSVAMFDVLGDKEYLGYAELHREIIRRFGRFPHRNAVLGRIPTPEELDYLAEGGFAG, encoded by the coding sequence ATGGACGTTGCCACGCAGGTGGTTGAATTCTGGAAAGACGCGGGCCCGGACAAATGGTTCGTCCGCGACGATGCGTTCGACGCACGCTTCCGCGAGCTGTTCCAGGATGAACACCATGCCGCCGCCGCACGCGGGCGCGAGCACTGGCTGTCCACTGCCGAAGGCGCGCTGGCGCTGATGCTGCTGCTGGACCAGTTCCCGCGCAACTGCTTCCGCGGTACCGCCCATTCCTATGCCACCGACGGCCTGGCCCGGCACTACGCCATGCGCGCCATCGAGGAAGGCCTGGACCTGCAGCTGGTACCCAAGCTGCGGGCCTTCATCTACCTGCCCTTCGAGCATTCGGAAGACCCGCTGGACCAGGACCGCTCGGTGGCGATGTTCGATGTGCTGGGGGACAAGGAGTACCTGGGCTACGCCGAACTGCACCGCGAGATCATCCGCCGCTTCGGCCGCTTCCCGCACCGCAATGCAGTGCTGGGCCGCATTCCGACCCCGGAAGAACTGGACTACCTGGCCGAGGGCGGCTTCGCCGGCTGA
- the grxD gene encoding Grx4 family monothiol glutaredoxin, whose translation MSLDPALRSRIESILNANRVVLFMKGQPSMPQCGFSAKAVGALQDLGVEFAHVNVLADQEIREGIKAYGDWPTIPQLYIDQELVGGSDIILQMAASGELSSVLGLAAPDRTPPSITVTPAAVEMLKGALADAPGAALQLSIDARFQPNFQLAPHDDAAIAAESNGLRVQFDLASARRADGITIDWVDDIRGKGLAIDNPNAPKAVQELDVREADDRVRAGAVLLVDVRPADERAIAAVGVPFKTFDGNGRAELEALPKDTALAFLCHHGGRSAQAAEQFRALGFTQVYNVTGGIHAWSENVDNGVPQY comes from the coding sequence ATGTCCCTCGACCCCGCCCTGCGCTCGCGCATCGAATCCATCCTCAACGCCAACCGCGTCGTGCTGTTCATGAAGGGCCAGCCGTCGATGCCGCAGTGCGGCTTCTCGGCCAAGGCCGTGGGCGCACTGCAGGACCTGGGCGTGGAGTTCGCCCACGTCAACGTGCTGGCCGACCAGGAAATCCGCGAAGGCATCAAGGCCTATGGCGACTGGCCGACCATCCCGCAGCTGTACATCGACCAGGAACTGGTCGGCGGCAGCGACATCATCCTGCAGATGGCCGCCAGCGGTGAGCTGAGCAGCGTGCTGGGCCTGGCCGCGCCGGACCGCACCCCGCCGTCGATCACCGTCACCCCGGCCGCCGTGGAAATGCTCAAGGGCGCGCTGGCCGATGCCCCGGGCGCCGCCCTGCAGCTGAGCATCGATGCGCGCTTCCAGCCGAACTTCCAGCTGGCCCCGCACGATGACGCCGCCATCGCCGCCGAATCCAACGGCCTGCGCGTGCAGTTCGACCTGGCCAGCGCGCGCCGCGCCGACGGCATCACCATCGACTGGGTGGACGACATCCGCGGCAAGGGCCTGGCCATCGACAACCCGAACGCACCCAAGGCCGTGCAGGAACTGGACGTGCGCGAGGCCGACGACCGCGTGCGCGCCGGTGCCGTGCTGCTGGTGGACGTGCGTCCGGCCGACGAGCGCGCCATCGCCGCCGTCGGCGTGCCGTTCAAGACCTTCGACGGCAACGGCCGCGCCGAACTGGAAGCGCTGCCCAAGGACACCGCGCTGGCCTTCCTGTGCCACCACGGTGGCCGCAGCGCCCAGGCCGCCGAGCAGTTCCGCGCCCTGGGCTTCACCCAGGTCTACAACGTGACCGGCGGTATCCATGCCTGGTCGGAGAACGTCGACAACGGCGTGCCGCAGTACTGA